A region of Deinococcus rubellus DNA encodes the following proteins:
- the der gene encoding ribosome biogenesis GTPase Der: protein MHKVAIVGRPNVGKSSLFNRLVGRREAVVADFPGVTRDAKEGLMMYQNHRIILIDTGGLWSGDEWEQAIREKAEWAMEGAQSVVFVTDPREGLTTADYEVADWLRKLGKPVIVAANKIDSPKHETYLAELWGLGFGDPVALSAEHARGLDDLLDRVMEHMPADTEDVPDIAPIRISFIGRPNVGKSSLLNALTGSERVIVADQPGTTRDSVDVEWDYAGQRFVLVDTAGIRKRPDTSIEEYAIERSKTAIERSDVIWLVVNADAIGDHELKLANLAYDSGKPVIVVVNKWDLIPDEDLKSTERELNEKLHHISYAPRVYTSAINEYGIHDMLAEAMKLYEKWQSRVPTSELNRWLGIWTMKQRVPNFHGKPLRMYFMTQVETAPPTFAMFCNRAEFVTRAYEGYLMNRIREDLGMAGVPVRLKWKEKGPYKRGKKGEDENEE from the coding sequence ATGCATAAAGTCGCCATTGTGGGCCGCCCCAACGTGGGCAAGTCCAGCCTGTTCAACCGCCTGGTGGGCCGCCGCGAGGCCGTCGTCGCCGACTTCCCTGGAGTTACCCGCGACGCCAAGGAAGGCCTGATGATGTACCAGAACCACCGCATCATTTTGATTGATACGGGCGGGTTGTGGAGTGGGGACGAGTGGGAGCAGGCCATCCGTGAGAAGGCCGAGTGGGCCATGGAGGGCGCGCAGAGCGTCGTCTTCGTGACCGACCCGCGCGAAGGCCTGACCACCGCCGACTACGAGGTGGCCGACTGGCTGCGCAAGCTCGGCAAGCCGGTCATCGTGGCCGCCAACAAGATCGACTCGCCCAAGCACGAGACCTACCTGGCCGAACTGTGGGGCCTGGGCTTCGGCGACCCGGTGGCGCTGAGCGCCGAGCACGCACGCGGCCTGGACGATCTGCTTGACCGGGTCATGGAACACATGCCCGCAGACACCGAGGACGTGCCGGATATCGCACCGATTCGGATCAGCTTCATCGGACGGCCCAACGTGGGCAAATCGAGCCTGCTCAACGCCCTGACCGGCTCGGAGCGGGTCATCGTGGCCGACCAGCCCGGTACCACCCGCGACTCGGTGGACGTGGAGTGGGACTACGCCGGGCAGCGCTTCGTGCTGGTCGATACGGCGGGCATCCGCAAGCGGCCCGATACCAGCATCGAGGAGTACGCCATCGAGCGCTCCAAGACCGCCATCGAGCGCAGCGACGTGATCTGGCTGGTGGTCAACGCCGACGCCATCGGTGACCACGAACTCAAGCTCGCCAACCTGGCGTATGACAGCGGCAAGCCGGTCATCGTGGTGGTCAACAAGTGGGACCTGATTCCCGACGAGGACCTTAAATCCACCGAGCGCGAACTCAACGAGAAGCTGCATCACATCTCCTACGCGCCGCGCGTCTACACCTCGGCCATTAACGAGTACGGCATTCACGACATGCTGGCCGAGGCCATGAAGCTCTACGAGAAGTGGCAGAGCCGCGTACCGACCAGCGAACTCAACCGCTGGCTGGGCATCTGGACCATGAAGCAGCGCGTGCCGAACTTCCACGGCAAGCCCCTGCGGATGTACTTCATGACCCAGGTCGAAACCGCGCCGCCGACCTTCGCCATGTTCTGCAACCGCGCCGAGTTCGTGACGCGGGCCTACGAGGGCTACCTGATGAACCGCATCCGCGAGGATCTGGGCATGGCCGGGGTGCCGGTGCGCCTCAAGTGGAAAGAAAAGGGACCGTACAAGCGCGGTAAGAAAGGCGAGGACGAGAACGAGGAATAA
- a CDS encoding polysaccharide deacetylase family protein, whose amino-acid sequence MKRVARLGWKGWLGLSALTLTASIGVPYLLVQTLGLGLRREGRRHHYDLALTFDDGPDPLTTPAVLDALAAVGAKATFFVLVGQAEAHPELIARMQREGHQIELHAVKHVHPWLRSPWGALLDPLLGAARLARVTGTRPSLHRPPHGAYRLATLIGQRWAGLEGVHWSVEARDWHPASTPQSVTGRVLALAHPGAVIVMHDAGPGAVNTVLAVPGLLAELAGRGYTFHTLATLPGLAPLGRADLPRRLSRLTDQVFDRLGQIGPVSGRADNAFRVGVLRLSSGPMLLRSGQVVAKGAKVLDLHVRSDHMVDFGVKRGMRRAIAWDLPWLADEIVRRPDWRDAEAIYTLGTLTSLASMFGFESHDLPPAETRRLTRWGTLLRRAYGTARKAPSARLSIMGLDDFLARYAGKGKDQAEGGPAPRPDAGGQRAAPEVTTPESARRSP is encoded by the coding sequence TTGAAGCGGGTTGCCCGGCTGGGCTGGAAAGGGTGGCTGGGACTGAGCGCACTCACCCTCACCGCCAGCATTGGCGTGCCGTACCTGCTGGTGCAGACGCTGGGACTGGGTCTACGGCGCGAGGGCCGCCGCCACCACTACGACCTGGCCCTCACCTTCGACGACGGCCCCGATCCGCTGACCACGCCTGCCGTGCTGGACGCCCTGGCAGCGGTGGGCGCAAAGGCCACCTTCTTCGTGCTGGTGGGGCAAGCCGAGGCCCACCCTGAACTGATCGCCCGGATGCAGCGTGAAGGCCACCAGATTGAACTGCACGCCGTCAAGCACGTGCATCCCTGGCTGCGGAGTCCCTGGGGGGCGCTGCTTGATCCTCTGCTTGGCGCGGCGCGACTTGCCCGCGTCACCGGAACGCGCCCGAGTCTGCACCGCCCGCCGCACGGCGCGTACCGCCTCGCCACGCTGATCGGCCAGCGCTGGGCCGGGCTGGAGGGTGTGCACTGGAGCGTCGAGGCCCGTGACTGGCATCCGGCGTCCACGCCCCAATCGGTGACCGGGCGGGTGCTGGCACTGGCCCATCCCGGCGCGGTGATCGTGATGCACGACGCTGGCCCCGGCGCGGTCAACACCGTGCTTGCCGTGCCTGGCCTGCTGGCTGAACTCGCCGGGCGCGGCTACACTTTTCACACGCTCGCCACCTTGCCGGGTCTCGCGCCGCTGGGCCGGGCCGACCTGCCGCGCCGCCTCTCGCGACTGACCGATCAGGTGTTTGACCGCCTGGGCCAGATCGGGCCAGTGTCGGGGCGGGCCGATAATGCTTTCCGGGTGGGCGTGCTCCGCCTGTCCTCGGGGCCGATGCTCCTCAGGAGCGGGCAGGTCGTGGCAAAGGGCGCGAAGGTGCTCGATCTGCACGTCCGGAGCGATCACATGGTGGATTTCGGCGTCAAGCGCGGCATGCGCCGGGCCATCGCCTGGGATCTGCCGTGGCTGGCCGACGAGATCGTGCGCCGCCCCGACTGGCGTGACGCCGAGGCCATTTACACGCTCGGCACGCTGACCTCGCTGGCGTCCATGTTCGGCTTCGAGTCCCATGACCTGCCGCCCGCCGAGACCCGGCGGCTGACCCGCTGGGGTACGCTGCTGCGCCGCGCCTACGGCACCGCCAGAAAGGCTCCCAGTGCCCGTCTGAGCATCATGGGCCTGGACGACTTTCTGGCCCGTTACGCCGGGAAAGGCAAGGATCAGGCCGAGGGCGGCCCCGCACCCCGGCCTGACGCAGGAGGCCAGAGGGCAGCTCCAGAAGTTACAACCCCGGAATCGGCGCGGCGATCTCCCTGA
- a CDS encoding MGDG synthase family glycosyltransferase, whose translation MRALILSASFGSGHHQANEAVGAALHDLQPATEARQTDFLRHLRTYERSIVLGTYLAWLRHSPETYRWYYRFTDRETEPKTIRDTYKWMGRQGLRRELLSYQPQVVVSSYPTPAAVAGHLREREHLDFLNVLVVTDYRVHQHWVRPEADLLLVPTPETGRQMVERGIPEKRVVVTGIPIHPRYRELIGADKAALRRGRGLLPDVPLLLMSGGGQSTYRSLEKVLHELGALGRPVQVLVLGGGQEAGRAVQHLGGATIHRLGFTNDFPELLAASDLVVGKAGGLTVAEATTLGVPMVIYDPIPGQEEYNADYLVRGHAAIWTRQLAEVCPAVLRALEPQEHARLSAGAVSLSVPDAANRAARAILSAFEQRQAGQAQG comes from the coding sequence GTGCGAGCGCTGATTCTCTCGGCGTCGTTCGGCAGTGGACACCATCAGGCCAACGAGGCGGTGGGCGCGGCGCTGCACGATCTTCAGCCTGCCACCGAGGCCCGCCAGACCGATTTTCTGCGCCACCTGCGAACCTACGAGCGCAGCATCGTGCTGGGCACCTACCTGGCCTGGCTGCGCCACAGTCCTGAAACCTACCGCTGGTACTACCGCTTCACGGACCGTGAAACCGAGCCGAAAACCATCCGCGACACCTACAAATGGATGGGGCGACAAGGCCTCAGGCGCGAGCTGCTGAGTTACCAGCCGCAGGTGGTGGTCAGCTCGTACCCCACCCCGGCGGCCGTGGCGGGCCACCTGCGCGAGCGCGAACATCTCGACTTTCTGAACGTACTGGTCGTCACGGATTACCGGGTGCATCAGCACTGGGTGCGCCCCGAGGCCGATCTGTTACTGGTGCCCACCCCCGAAACTGGGCGGCAGATGGTCGAGCGCGGCATCCCCGAAAAACGGGTCGTCGTCACCGGTATTCCGATTCACCCGCGCTACCGCGAGCTGATCGGCGCGGATAAGGCGGCCTTGCGTCGGGGGCGCGGCCTGCTGCCAGATGTGCCGCTGCTGCTAATGTCGGGCGGCGGGCAGAGTACCTACCGCAGCCTGGAGAAAGTGCTGCATGAACTCGGCGCGCTGGGCCGCCCGGTGCAGGTGCTGGTGCTGGGCGGCGGTCAGGAGGCGGGCCGTGCCGTGCAGCACCTGGGCGGGGCCACCATTCACCGCCTGGGCTTTACCAACGACTTTCCCGAACTGCTGGCCGCCTCCGATCTGGTGGTGGGCAAGGCAGGCGGCCTGACGGTGGCCGAGGCGACCACCCTGGGTGTGCCGATGGTCATCTACGACCCGATTCCCGGCCAGGAGGAGTACAATGCCGATTATCTGGTTCGTGGCCACGCGGCCATCTGGACCCGCCAACTGGCCGAGGTATGTCCGGCAGTCCTGCGCGCTCTGGAGCCGCAGGAACACGCCCGCCTGAGCGCTGGGGCCGTCAGTCTGAGCGTGCCGGACGCGGCCAACCGGGCGGCGCGGGCCATCCTGAGCGCCTTCGAGCAGCGGCAGGCCGGGCAGGCGCAGGGTTGA
- a CDS encoding LptF/LptG family permease encodes MRLTRYVTRELFPPLLAGILMFTAVLSFGYFFISSQFIVGAPVGLIMRWIGYQVPDTLVKILPMAVVLMVVVAFGRMATERELVAVQSGGISLGRMARPAAVIALIVTALSVWLSLWAAPVANVATRSLYWDALTGAGLSTLSGKTLDLGNRLLLSPGSYDTRTQQMNGVRIEQWSPGNAQQGTIIFAQSGTFTGNEIKLKNYQIYTVDYAGVQALGAVPDSDPAALRAAVQAVFPAVQASSDPNAVLTLDTGLSRAETLAKYADVIGADAQGWPQLITSLTAPNVPQAERNAARLTLNRKLSLPFGNLVLALVALPFALRFGRSLGVALGSALLISLIYYLLFFVGLTIAGQNVALSEVGVWLANLVFFFTGLWLLRRA; translated from the coding sequence ATGCGTCTTACCCGCTACGTCACCCGTGAGCTGTTTCCCCCCCTGCTGGCTGGTATCCTGATGTTTACCGCCGTGCTGAGTTTCGGGTACTTTTTCATCAGTTCGCAGTTCATCGTCGGCGCGCCAGTTGGCCTGATCATGCGCTGGATCGGCTATCAGGTGCCCGATACCCTGGTCAAGATCCTGCCGATGGCCGTCGTCCTGATGGTGGTGGTGGCCTTCGGGCGCATGGCCACCGAGCGGGAGCTGGTGGCGGTGCAGTCCGGCGGGATCTCGCTGGGGCGCATGGCCCGCCCGGCAGCCGTCATCGCGCTGATCGTCACGGCGCTGTCGGTGTGGCTCTCGCTGTGGGCCGCGCCCGTCGCCAACGTCGCCACCCGCAGCCTCTACTGGGACGCCCTGACCGGCGCGGGCCTGAGCACCCTCAGCGGCAAGACGCTCGACCTCGGTAACCGGCTGCTGCTCAGCCCCGGCAGTTACGACACCAGGACCCAGCAGATGAACGGCGTGCGCATTGAGCAGTGGTCGCCCGGCAATGCCCAGCAGGGCACCATCATCTTTGCCCAGAGCGGCACGTTCACCGGCAACGAGATCAAGCTGAAAAATTACCAGATCTACACCGTCGACTATGCCGGGGTGCAGGCGCTGGGCGCGGTACCCGACAGTGATCCAGCAGCCCTTCGCGCCGCTGTGCAGGCGGTGTTTCCGGCAGTGCAGGCATCGAGCGATCCCAATGCCGTACTGACTCTCGATACCGGGCTGTCGCGGGCCGAGACGCTGGCCAAGTACGCCGACGTCATCGGCGCGGACGCCCAGGGCTGGCCGCAGCTGATCACCTCGCTGACCGCTCCCAACGTGCCGCAGGCCGAGCGCAACGCGGCGCGGCTGACCCTCAACCGCAAGCTCTCGCTGCCGTTCGGCAATCTGGTGCTGGCACTGGTGGCCCTGCCGTTCGCCCTGCGCTTCGGGCGCAGCCTGGGGGTGGCGCTGGGCAGCGCGCTCTTGATTTCGCTGATCTATTACCTGCTGTTTTTCGTGGGCCTCACCATTGCAGGCCAGAATGTGGCGCTCAGCGAGGTGGGCGTATGGCTGGCCAACCTGGTGTTCTTCTTCACGGGTCTGTGGCTGCTGAGGCGGGCCTGA
- the fabZ gene encoding 3-hydroxyacyl-ACP dehydratase FabZ, whose product MTDAHPAPAPEPRVALGIQDILKILPHRFPFILVDRVLSRGGGVAHALKNVSIGEPFFAGHFPGEPVMPGVLIIEALAQASMFCLPLEEGTVAYLAGVEKARFKRKVVPGDQLHLHARLDFVRRGLGKTVCRAEVDGVVVAEAEILFAVPPAPRVAPDAPTPDDATLQPRDTE is encoded by the coding sequence ATGACCGACGCCCACCCTGCCCCTGCCCCCGAGCCGCGCGTCGCCCTGGGGATTCAGGACATTCTGAAGATCCTGCCGCACCGTTTTCCGTTCATTCTGGTGGACCGCGTTCTTTCGCGCGGCGGCGGTGTGGCCCACGCCCTGAAGAATGTCAGCATCGGCGAGCCGTTTTTTGCCGGGCACTTTCCCGGCGAGCCGGTGATGCCCGGCGTGCTGATCATCGAGGCGCTGGCGCAGGCCAGCATGTTCTGTCTGCCGCTGGAGGAGGGCACCGTCGCGTATCTGGCGGGTGTCGAGAAAGCGCGTTTCAAGCGCAAGGTGGTGCCGGGCGACCAACTGCACCTGCATGCCCGGCTCGATTTCGTGCGCCGGGGCCTGGGCAAGACCGTTTGCCGCGCTGAGGTGGACGGGGTGGTGGTGGCCGAGGCCGAGATCCTGTTCGCCGTGCCGCCTGCGCCCAGAGTAGCCCCTGACGCCCCCACCCCCGATGACGCCACGCTTCAGCCGAGGGACACCGAGTAG